A single genomic interval of Aureliella helgolandensis harbors:
- the greA gene encoding transcription elongation factor GreA: protein MSEMVPMTREKYNQLRAEVDQLENVDMPLVTEKIAEARAEGDLKENAEYHAQRENQGMLQAKINQKKMMISNAYIIDPSKLPKDEVGLLSTVKVKDLDYDDEEEFTMVGAGDEDYDKGRILSTSPIGAALMGCKIGDKVEIDVPKGKLKFEILAIEYR from the coding sequence ATGTCGGAAATGGTTCCGATGACTCGCGAGAAGTATAACCAACTTCGGGCTGAAGTTGATCAGCTTGAGAATGTTGACATGCCGCTGGTTACCGAGAAGATTGCAGAGGCACGCGCCGAGGGGGACCTCAAAGAAAATGCGGAATACCATGCGCAGCGTGAAAATCAAGGGATGTTGCAGGCCAAGATCAATCAAAAGAAGATGATGATCTCCAATGCTTACATCATTGATCCAAGCAAACTTCCCAAGGATGAAGTCGGCCTATTGTCCACCGTCAAGGTCAAGGACCTCGACTACGACGACGAGGAGGAGTTTACCATGGTCGGGGCTGGTGACGAAGACTATGACAAGGGGAGGATTCTCTCGACGAGTCCCATTGGAGCCGCCTTGATGGGATGCAAGATCGGTGACAAAGTTGAAATTGACGTGCCCAAGGGCAAGCTCAAGTTTGAGATCCTCGCGATAGAGTATCGGTAA